The following coding sequences lie in one Pontibacter sp. G13 genomic window:
- the cmr4 gene encoding type III-B CRISPR module RAMP protein Cmr4, with amino-acid sequence MYKKAKPLVLVCETPMHAGAGNDLGIVDLPIQRERHTSFPKIESSSFKGAVRERLTGLLENGDTDALNDINRTFGPPSEAEDKHAGALGFTDARLLFFPIKSMKGVFAYATCPMILERFAKDLKQAGVAPEVDFSNFSIPDDTAWVHRNTAIVINHGATKKSVILEAYAFSAKVKDEVGEFANWLGGSVFSGMGEVFQMRIMQNLVILPNDDFKDFVNLSTEVITRTKIDQASGTVQDGALFTEEYLPPESILYTLVLAAPVFSVKKNDPRKLSGGGEEAEDVLQFFEKALNEKAKSRLRIGANATLGKGIVQTTFIK; translated from the coding sequence ATGTATAAAAAAGCAAAACCGCTAGTACTCGTCTGCGAAACTCCCATGCACGCCGGTGCAGGGAACGATTTGGGGATTGTTGATCTCCCTATCCAGCGCGAACGACACACTTCATTTCCCAAAATTGAAAGCTCCAGCTTCAAAGGGGCTGTCCGAGAAAGACTAACAGGATTGCTTGAAAATGGAGATACGGATGCCCTAAATGACATTAATCGGACATTTGGTCCACCCAGTGAGGCCGAGGACAAGCATGCTGGAGCGCTTGGATTTACAGATGCGCGTCTCCTGTTCTTTCCGATCAAGTCCATGAAGGGAGTTTTCGCCTATGCTACCTGCCCAATGATTTTGGAGCGATTTGCCAAAGATTTGAAGCAGGCAGGAGTTGCTCCTGAGGTTGATTTCAGTAATTTTTCGATCCCTGATGATACGGCTTGGGTACACAGAAATACAGCCATTGTGATTAACCATGGTGCCACTAAAAAGTCTGTCATCTTGGAAGCTTATGCTTTTTCAGCGAAAGTGAAGGACGAAGTTGGAGAGTTCGCGAATTGGCTTGGAGGTTCCGTATTCTCCGGAATGGGAGAGGTGTTCCAAATGCGGATTATGCAGAATCTAGTGATTCTTCCGAATGACGATTTCAAAGATTTTGTCAATCTGTCTACCGAGGTCATCACAAGAACCAAAATCGACCAGGCTTCTGGTACTGTTCAAGATGGCGCATTGTTTACGGAGGAATACCTTCCTCCCGAATCGATTCTTTATACCCTTGTATTGGCAGCTCCAGTTTTTTCCGTCAAAAAGAATGATCCACGCAAACTGTCAGGAGGCGGTGAAGAAGCCGAAGATGTGCTTCAATTCTTCGAGAAAGCTTTGAATGAAAAAGCGAAAAGTCGCCTTCGAATTGGCGCGAATGCCACGCTAGGAAAAGGCATCGTTCAAACCACATTTATCAAATAA